The Bradysia coprophila strain Holo2 chromosome II, BU_Bcop_v1, whole genome shotgun sequence genome has a segment encoding these proteins:
- the LOC119073979 gene encoding uncharacterized protein LOC119073979: MDLQLLSNNSNGGQPPSYNQVIEMNNFASVPLMEEAFSSSIFGASQSVLFEFNSSDVFGYSFFIRDSAGSLQAKGDVHDLDTSVQNINGMQMMKINKKESNELYGNISHKFDILHEGVVIGHVIVAEKSNVQECLRIINKSANSQIIVRSFKLGEFAIFRDSSSVTPLCNIQMSVGENDFTGKIIFHPETGITSYEQLLCTAAGIAFKVLVKQVSKREDGGWQGYVGGCLCVTVLIVIMIISWFGLEKWGCEHKKAQGYAGYRNRIC; encoded by the exons ATGGATCTTCAACTTCTTTCCAACAATTCTAATGGTGGACAACCACCCTCATACAATCAGGTTAtcgaaatgaataattttgcaAGTGTTCCATTAATGGAAGAAGCATTTTCTTCGAGTATATTTGGTGCATCACAAAGTGTCCTgtttgaatttaattcttcAGATGTTTTCG GctattcatttttcattcgtgACAGTGCTGGATCTCTTCAAGCCAAAGGAGATGTACACGATCTTGATACTTCGGTACAAAATATAAACGGAATGCAAATGatgaaaatcaacaaaaaagagtCGAATGAATTATAT GGAAATATTTCACACAAGTTCGACATATTACATGAAGGTGTGGTCATTGGTCATGTGATTGTAGCCGAAAAATCAAACGTACAAGAGTGTCTTCGAATCATTAATAAAAGTGCCAATTCACAAATCATCGTCAGGTCTTTCAAATTAGGCGAATTTGCT ATATTTCGTGACAGTTCATCGGTAACTCCATTATGCAACATACAAATGTCTGTTggagaaaatgattttaccggtaaaattatatttcatcCGGAAACAGGAATCACAAGCTACGAGCAACTATTGTGTACTGCTGCCGGAATTGCTTTT AAAGTTTTAGTGAAACAAGTGAGTAAAAGAGAGGATGGTGGTTGGCAAGGTTACGTTGGTGGATGTCTTTGTGTAACTGTCCTCATTGTAATAATGATCATATCCTGGTTCGGCCTGGAAAAATGGGGATGCGAACACAAAAAAGCACAAGGTTATGCGGGTTATCGCAACAGAATATGTTGA